One window of the Actinomyces wuliandei genome contains the following:
- the mobA gene encoding molybdenum cofactor guanylyltransferase, whose amino-acid sequence MAGPEPAGHQPRAVPPQAPGARVGGEAVGYLGSAPTLDVVVLAGGAGRRLGGASKPDVVARGARLIDHVLRGLDQLHHDGVPLGLVCVIAPQTVALPRGVLRALEDPPLGGPVAGIAAGLARLSRARPPRADKTHQAPTTYADLPATGQPGGPAPLTAVLTCDAPQGWQALPELLHVGTDTATSPGGPDSTDDSAGGSAVATEADPGAAGPGAVGTADEPDLPQAPAEGACALQDGHVQYLLGVYRTSALEQVVAPGGTALRDTAVRRTLGRLDVRPVPLRQHPQAAHDLDTWEDVRAWEQEVPQTSPRDARGQPGQEGSAQDRKHDRGNHEGRRKP is encoded by the coding sequence GTGGCAGGCCCTGAGCCTGCCGGGCACCAGCCCCGGGCGGTCCCTCCGCAGGCTCCCGGCGCACGGGTCGGGGGTGAGGCTGTCGGCTACCTCGGGAGCGCTCCCACGCTCGACGTCGTGGTCCTGGCCGGGGGCGCGGGGCGGCGCCTGGGCGGAGCCTCCAAGCCCGACGTCGTGGCACGCGGCGCCCGCCTGATCGACCACGTCCTGCGCGGCCTGGACCAGCTGCACCACGACGGCGTGCCGCTGGGACTCGTGTGCGTCATCGCCCCGCAGACGGTGGCCCTGCCTCGGGGGGTCCTGCGCGCCCTGGAGGACCCTCCCCTGGGTGGCCCGGTGGCCGGCATCGCCGCAGGCCTGGCCAGGCTGAGCCGCGCACGACCACCCCGGGCCGACAAGACGCACCAGGCACCAACGACGTACGCGGACCTGCCCGCAACCGGACAGCCAGGCGGACCAGCGCCGCTGACCGCCGTCCTCACCTGCGACGCGCCACAGGGCTGGCAGGCGCTGCCCGAGCTCCTCCACGTTGGCACGGACACCGCGACCAGCCCTGGCGGCCCGGACAGCACCGACGACTCGGCTGGTGGGAGCGCCGTCGCTACCGAGGCCGACCCGGGGGCGGCTGGTCCGGGTGCTGTCGGCACCGCCGACGAGCCCGACCTGCCGCAGGCACCCGCCGAGGGCGCGTGCGCGCTCCAGGACGGCCACGTCCAGTACCTCCTGGGAGTCTACCGCACCAGCGCGCTGGAGCAGGTCGTCGCCCCGGGCGGGACGGCGCTGCGGGACACGGCCGTGCGCCGCACCCTGGGCAGGCTGGACGTCCGGCCCGTCCCGTTGAGGCAGCACCCCCAGGCCGCCCACGACCTGGACACCTGGGAGGACGTGCGCGCCTGGGAGCAGGAGGTCCCGCAGACGTCACCGCGTGACGCCCGAGGGCAGCCTGGACAGGAAGGCTCCGCCCAGGACCGCAAGCACGACCGCGGCAACCACGAGGGCCGTCGTAAACCCTAG